Genomic DNA from Taurinivorans muris:
CATACCCCACTTCCGGAAGGATTTTCCTGCCTTCTTTACCAAGAGGGGGATATGAATATTGCATTTGAAAATTATGTGAACGACGTCTTACTCCTTAAGGAAAAAACCGCTGATTACAATAAAGAAAATCTTTGTCAAATTCCGGAAGTCCTGCTGGGCATGGAGTTGGATTTCACCCCGCAGTATCCGGATTACATGGACACCCTTATAAAAAAATATCCTTTTGATTATGTAATCGGCACCATCCACTTTGTCGGGGAACAAAACATCGGACTTTGGAACGCCGAAGACGCCAGCCTTGAGGAAAAATACGCTTTTTTTGAAGAATACTACGATTATATGATAAAACTGGCAGCATACGGAAAAACCGATATCATCGCCCATCCCGATTTTGTAAAAATACACTGCATAGACAGTTTCCATGCATGGTTAAAAACAAAACGCGCCGATGAATGTTTACATGAAACCTGCAAAGCCGTAAAAAAATCAGGCATGGTTTTGGAAGTTTCCACAGGCGGGCTGAAAAAAGCCTGCGAAGAAATACATCCTTCACCCAAAATTTTAGAAATTGCAGCAAGTTACGCTATTCCTATCAGCTTCGCTTCCGACACTCACAATATCAATACCGTGGCGTATAAATTTGAAGAACTGGCTCATTTTGCACGC
This window encodes:
- a CDS encoding histidinol-phosphatase; the encoded protein is MILADIHTHTNYFHGKNTVQEMYNAAVDSNLQYYGFSEHTPLPEGFSCLLYQEGDMNIAFENYVNDVLLLKEKTADYNKENLCQIPEVLLGMELDFTPQYPDYMDTLIKKYPFDYVIGTIHFVGEQNIGLWNAEDASLEEKYAFFEEYYDYMIKLAAYGKTDIIAHPDFVKIHCIDSFHAWLKTKRADECLHETCKAVKKSGMVLEVSTGGLKKACEEIHPSPKILEIAASYAIPISFASDTHNINTVAYKFEELAHFARQFGYKEHTVFINRQPIQLAF